The Cyanobacteriota bacterium genome has a segment encoding these proteins:
- a CDS encoding RNA methyltransferase produces the protein TSTVMKVAAGALSSFPVARVVNLSQALEILKQHEFWIYGTTTEHGQLLHTVQFTGAIAIVIGSEGDGLSLRVQKNCDVLVSIPLAGQTASLNASVAAGMVLYELYRQRLSSRLYISL, from the coding sequence ACGTCAACCGTGATGAAAGTTGCGGCCGGGGCACTGTCAAGTTTTCCAGTGGCGCGAGTGGTCAACCTATCACAGGCGCTAGAAATCCTAAAGCAGCACGAATTTTGGATCTATGGGACAACTACAGAACATGGTCAGTTACTCCACACGGTACAGTTTACAGGAGCCATTGCGATCGTCATTGGCTCTGAAGGTGATGGCCTTAGCCTACGGGTGCAAAAAAACTGTGATGTCCTAGTTTCTATCCCTTTAGCGGGGCAAACTGCCAGTTTGAATGCTTCTGTTGCTGCGGGTATGGTGCTTTACGAGCTTTATCGGCAGCGATTATCTAGTCGCTTATACATCAGTTTGTGA
- a CDS encoding DUF1816 domain-containing protein, protein MKEFLIDILGSMGLAVWVEIITATPRCTYYFGPFANPDEAEEAKYGYLEDLRNEGAQGIVVTVKRCKPKELTIADDLDSFPSPGTQFFSGQMS, encoded by the coding sequence ATGAAGGAATTCTTGATAGATATCTTAGGTTCGATGGGCCTAGCTGTGTGGGTTGAAATTATAACTGCAACGCCACGTTGTACCTATTACTTCGGCCCTTTTGCTAACCCTGATGAGGCTGAGGAAGCAAAGTATGGTTACCTCGAAGATTTGCGCAACGAGGGTGCACAAGGTATTGTGGTCACAGTCAAGCGTTGTAAGCCTAAAGAACTAACGATCGCTGATGACTTGGATTCATTCCCTAGCCCAGGGACACAATTTTTTAGCGGTCAAATGTCTTAA
- a CDS encoding alpha/beta hydrolase produces the protein MATPFPLATQIHGLGFPVLCLHGHPGSAATMAVFTRHLSQRLQTIAPDLRGYGASQPRCPFQMSDHVLDLEALLDRLDIRQCLVLGWSLGGILAMELALHQPQRISGLILVATSACPRSDHPPVTWQDYLFTGISSIINWLNPGWLWNIEQWGQRSLYRYLMQQHTPTAYGYLAESGVAAYLQTSRFAHNALSLAIRQGYDRRDLLSQIQCPCLMLIGDSDRHITPASSLETAARLPTCEWHIYPQTAHLFPWEIPAQVLSTIDQWLAQHPEVITA, from the coding sequence ATGGCTACCCCCTTTCCCCTAGCAACACAAATTCATGGCTTAGGGTTTCCTGTCCTCTGTCTACATGGACATCCTGGCTCTGCGGCAACGATGGCCGTGTTTACTCGACACTTATCCCAGCGGTTGCAGACGATCGCCCCTGACCTCAGAGGCTATGGTGCTAGCCAACCTCGGTGCCCCTTTCAAATGTCTGATCATGTTCTAGATCTAGAAGCCCTACTAGATCGTCTTGACATTCGTCAATGCCTGGTGTTGGGGTGGTCATTGGGCGGCATTCTGGCCATGGAACTAGCGCTGCATCAACCCCAGCGCATCAGTGGACTTATTCTGGTGGCAACATCAGCTTGCCCTCGCAGTGACCATCCACCCGTTACTTGGCAAGACTATCTCTTCACGGGCATCAGTTCTATCATCAATTGGCTGAACCCTGGTTGGTTATGGAATATTGAGCAATGGGGTCAACGATCGCTGTATCGCTACTTGATGCAACAGCACACACCTACAGCCTACGGCTATCTGGCCGAATCTGGTGTAGCGGCTTACCTGCAAACATCTCGATTTGCCCACAACGCTCTATCATTAGCAATTCGTCAAGGCTATGACCGTCGAGACTTGCTCTCTCAAATCCAATGCCCATGTTTAATGCTGATCGGTGATAGCGATCGTCATATCACACCTGCCTCTAGCTTAGAAACAGCAGCCCGCCTGCCAACCTGTGAGTGGCACATCTATCCTCAAACCGCTCACCTATTTCCTTGGGAGATACCAGCTCAAGTGCTCTCAACTATTGACCAATGGCTAGCACAACACCCAGAGGTAATCACAGCTTAA
- a CDS encoding DUF1995 family protein produces the protein MTTLQLPQTLEDAITQAKVATKTALADGYTRLQVELVFAELKPMPVAEQFLDVFADYGANFKVYFPDAGAAALARRDWGPMAFEIRGIGELKGKLQPEDRACLVIAPSSVEVLEVEKLCAEAGDRPVVLLNPVLEDVATVGIGYAARQLRERFLSTIESCYYLRPLEKAAVWRCYPSLWQVWVETTDPNGSSYELLTELPHKPSGDELDRLLAASTLTEQAQESAQRGLFTGLQRFLRTLSQ, from the coding sequence ATGACAACTCTTCAACTTCCCCAAACGCTAGAAGACGCGATCACCCAAGCCAAAGTGGCAACAAAGACTGCTCTAGCAGACGGCTATACCAGGTTGCAGGTGGAACTGGTGTTCGCAGAACTAAAGCCAATGCCTGTAGCTGAGCAGTTTCTAGATGTGTTTGCAGATTATGGGGCTAATTTCAAGGTTTATTTCCCAGATGCAGGAGCGGCTGCCCTAGCTCGACGTGATTGGGGGCCGATGGCCTTTGAAATTCGTGGCATTGGTGAGCTGAAAGGCAAGCTTCAGCCAGAAGATCGCGCTTGTCTAGTCATTGCTCCCAGTTCGGTGGAGGTGCTAGAGGTAGAAAAACTCTGTGCTGAAGCGGGCGATCGTCCGGTGGTTTTACTCAATCCTGTGCTAGAAGATGTAGCTACTGTAGGAATAGGCTACGCAGCCCGTCAGCTTCGAGAGCGTTTTCTTAGCACGATTGAGTCTTGCTATTATCTACGTCCCCTAGAAAAGGCTGCTGTGTGGCGGTGCTATCCATCACTGTGGCAAGTTTGGGTTGAGACTACCGACCCTAATGGCTCATCTTATGAACTACTGACAGAACTACCTCACAAACCAAGTGGTGATGAACTAGATCGTCTGTTGGCAGCCTCAACGTTAACTGAGCAGGCTCAGGAATCAGCACAGCGAGGTCTGTTTACAGGTTTACAGCGATTTCTCCGAACACTGAGCCAATAA
- a CDS encoding DUF4346 domain-containing protein: MTQTIIDLKAIDDQLSRRQIDLDEGGYFIIYLDRENALICAKHYTNAINDQGLAVDPETGKPIPAKGKVDRVHTTLFTGRTAKEICVQIFESTQPCLVTRLDHAAYLGREFMRAEQALLTGEDYIQD; this comes from the coding sequence ATGACCCAGACGATTATAGACCTTAAGGCTATTGATGATCAGCTTTCCCGTCGCCAGATTGACCTAGACGAAGGCGGCTATTTCATTATTTATCTTGATCGAGAAAATGCTCTAATCTGTGCCAAACACTACACTAACGCAATTAACGATCAAGGCTTGGCTGTAGACCCTGAAACTGGTAAACCCATTCCAGCAAAAGGCAAAGTCGATCGAGTACACACAACCCTATTTACGGGTCGCACAGCCAAGGAGATTTGTGTTCAGATTTTTGAATCTACCCAACCGTGTCTGGTAACTCGGCTTGACCATGCTGCCTACTTAGGCAGAGAATTTATGCGGGCTGAACAGGCACTGTTGACAGGTGAGGACTATATTCAGGATTAG
- a CDS encoding peptidase: protein MKKYITPVVMTCLGITLSVLLGYRPTDTSLSASVPISLELPALQVYPLPASLAAWQDVENRGDYFDQIQPTDVGYLIWRQFPVRVYVEQPVSDRANAARVAAWTQAVTEGITEWNRYLPLVLVANPEQADITIWRVVPPLQRQNPGDGRSSLGRVRSAETRYQLYSHHQGKDPPVLVHRCYIHLSPNQTIPYIRAAARHEMGHALGIWGHSPLPSDVMYFAQVRTPPPISPRDVNTLKRIYEQPTRLGGQIPTQPT, encoded by the coding sequence ATGAAAAAATACATAACACCTGTGGTCATGACCTGCCTCGGTATAACCTTGAGTGTGTTGTTAGGGTATCGGCCTACGGATACTAGCCTGTCAGCAAGTGTACCAATATCTCTGGAATTGCCAGCACTACAGGTTTACCCGTTACCCGCGTCTCTAGCAGCGTGGCAAGATGTTGAAAACCGTGGTGACTATTTTGATCAAATTCAACCAACAGATGTGGGGTATTTGATATGGAGGCAGTTTCCCGTGCGGGTCTATGTGGAACAGCCAGTCAGCGATCGTGCTAATGCTGCCAGAGTAGCCGCTTGGACCCAGGCTGTTACTGAAGGGATCACTGAATGGAATCGCTACTTACCCTTAGTGTTAGTGGCTAATCCAGAGCAAGCCGATATCACCATCTGGCGAGTAGTGCCACCCCTACAGCGCCAAAACCCAGGTGATGGGCGATCGTCGTTGGGCAGGGTACGCTCAGCGGAAACACGTTATCAGCTCTATAGCCACCATCAGGGTAAGGATCCACCTGTGTTAGTTCATCGCTGCTATATCCACCTAAGTCCTAACCAAACAATTCCTTACATCCGCGCTGCTGCTCGCCATGAGATGGGTCATGCCTTGGGGATCTGGGGACACAGCCCTCTGCCTAGTGATGTCATGTATTTCGCACAGGTACGCACTCCCCCACCTATTTCTCCACGGGATGTCAACACCCTAAAGCGGATTTATGAGCAACCAACCCGACTGGGAGGTCAAATCCCTACCCAACCGACTTAA
- a CDS encoding SDR family oxidoreductase, which yields MHDKVVAIIGAAGGIGSALARKLSVQQARLVLVGRSRDRLNALEQELNTQVVAIPTDITQPEQVNNLMQQITEQFGQLDVLVNAAGAGILKQWNKLEAADLDAMLAVNLKGSFYTMQAAANVMKDQKQGHICNIVGILGKHTMPMAAAYCASKFGVVGFSKCLAEELRRFGIKVTLFYFGGVDTPFWDSISLKVDRTKMLRPETAAEAIVSVLGMEPQAVPMEINIQPDSHLFF from the coding sequence GGGGCAGCAGGTGGAATTGGTTCTGCGTTGGCCCGTAAGTTATCTGTCCAGCAAGCTCGGTTGGTGTTGGTAGGGCGCAGTCGCGATCGCTTAAATGCCCTAGAGCAAGAACTCAACACTCAAGTTGTTGCTATTCCAACAGATATTACGCAGCCTGAGCAAGTCAACAACCTGATGCAACAGATTACTGAGCAGTTTGGTCAGCTAGATGTGCTGGTGAATGCAGCAGGGGCAGGCATTCTCAAACAGTGGAATAAGCTAGAAGCCGCTGATTTAGATGCAATGTTAGCTGTGAATCTTAAGGGTAGCTTCTACACGATGCAAGCGGCTGCCAATGTGATGAAGGATCAAAAGCAAGGACATATCTGTAACATTGTTGGTATTTTGGGCAAGCACACTATGCCGATGGCGGCAGCTTACTGTGCCTCTAAGTTTGGGGTTGTGGGGTTTAGCAAGTGCCTGGCAGAGGAATTGCGTCGCTTTGGCATCAAGGTAACACTGTTTTATTTCGGTGGAGTTGATACTCCCTTCTGGGATTCCATCAGCCTGAAGGTCGATCGTACCAAGATGCTACGTCCTGAAACAGCCGCTGAAGCCATAGTTAGTGTCTTAGGCATGGAACCACAAGCAGTACCAATGGAGATCAACATCCAGCCAGACAGTCATCTCTTTTTCTAA